In Onychostoma macrolepis isolate SWU-2019 chromosome 14, ASM1243209v1, whole genome shotgun sequence, a single window of DNA contains:
- the pdgfrl gene encoding platelet-derived growth factor receptor-like protein: protein MKLLLFFTLALLWLEVQNGVCQQVKRKKEAGENRIRPGRKRVKVRYPKVKEKEAGSKGQSILTQVLDKGRFLRLGESLSLNSGKTMELRCKGTNIGWAYPSYLDTFNDNRLSIKQHERYSQLILTSPSAADTGEYSCWVVLCDGEECTKDGESISATYIYFTDKDELFVPSAIHFEIIYLRPDKPATVPCRVTNPKIKVSLHREVPAEEIAVDGTQISYNPMKGFIIQNPSPEHKGAYYCKANSTTKTTSQISTKYQLLYVEVPSGPPFSTIEASSNVVSGGDIFNVTCTVLGEPEMNVSFSWRYPGQGQRPVSIHDSWRLINRGVGHTTRISQSVMIVDDVETIDYGKYICTTKNKHGETLVATTVKSHE, encoded by the exons ATGAAGCTCTTGCTCTTCTTCACACTGGCACTGCTCTGGCTGGAGGTCCAAAATG GTGTGTGTCAGCAGGTCAAGCGTAAGAAAGAGGCTGGTGAGAACCGCATTAGACCAGGAAGAAAGAGGGTGAAGGTTCGCTACCCCAAAGTAAAAGAAAAGGAAGCAGGAAGCAAGGGCCAGTCTATTCTCACCCAGGTCCTTGATAAAGGTCGTTTTCTCAGACTGGGCGAGAGCCTTTCCTTGAATTCTGGGAAAACAATGGAACTGAGATGCAAAGGGACTAATATTGGCTGGGCATATCCCTCTTATCTGGACACCTTCAATGACAACCGCCTCAG CATCAAGCAGCATGAGCGGTACAGTCAGCTGATTCTGACGTCGCCCTCTGCTGCTGATACGGGGGAGTACAGCTGCTGGGTGGTGCTCTGTGATGGAGAAGAATGTACAAAGGATGGAGAAAGCATCTCTGCTACCTACATATACTTTACAG ACAAAGATGAGCTGTTTGTCCCCTCTGCAATCCATTTTGAGATCATCTACCTGCGCCCTGACAAGCCTGCCACTGTCCCGTGCCGGGTAACAAACCCCAAAATCAAAGTCTCGCTGCACAGGGAAGTTCCTGCAGAGGAAATCGCTGTGGATGGGACCCAGATCTCTTACAATCCCATGAAAGGCTTCATCATCCAAAACCCCAGTCCAGAGCACAAGGGCGCTTATTACTGCAAGGCCAACAGCACCACGAAAACCACTTCACAAATATCCACTAAATACCAGCTGCTGTATGTGGAAG TGCCTAGTGGTCCCCCTTTTTCGACTATTGAGGCTTCTTCAAACGTAGTGAGTGGTGGAGACATCTTTAATGTTACTTGCACAGTTCTGGGTGAACCTGAGATGAATGTCAGCTTCAGCTGGAGGTATCCTGGCCAG GGTCAGAGGCCGGTGAGTATTCATGACTCCTGGCGACTGATAAACCGCGGCGTGGGACACACAACACGCATCTCTCAGAGCGTCATGATTGTGGATGATGTTGAAACGATTGACTATGGAAAGTACATCTGCACCACCAAAAATAAGCATGGAGAGACATTGGTGGCCACAACAGTAAAGTCACATGAATAA